TGACGCGCCGGACGAAGGGCAGGCGCGCCAGCACGGCGCGCGGGGCGGGGGCGGGGCTGCCGGCGGCGTCCGGCGCCGACCCGCTGGCTTCACCGTCGCCGCCCGCCGCCAGCCGCACCTCGACGCGCACGGGCTCGTCCTTGAAGAGTTGCTCCGCCAGGGCCTCGATCGGCCCTTCCGCCACCAGCCGCCCCTTCACGAAGATCCCGACGCGGTCGCAGATCTCCTGCACCTGGTGCAGGAGGTGCGACGAGACGAGGACCGTCAGGCCACGCTCGCGCGCCAGGCTGCGGATGAGGCGGAGCATGTCGCGCACGCCCTCGGGGTCGATCGCGGTCGTCGGCTCGTCGAGGATGAGCACGCGCGGGTCCTTGATGAGCGCGTCGGCGATGCCCAGCCGCTGCCGCATGCCGCGCGAGAACGTGCCCACCTTGGCGTGGCGCACGTGGGCGAGGTCCACTTCGGCAAGCCGCGCCTCGATGCGGCGCAGCGCCTCCGCGCGGGGCACGCCGTTCAGCTCCGCCGTGTAGAGCAGGTTCTCCTCCGCCGTCAGGTCCTCGTAGAAGCCCACGGCGTCGGGCATGTACCCGACGAGCCGCTTCACGGCGAGCGGCTCGCGCGTCGGATCGCGGCCAAGCACGCGGACGGTGCCGGACGTGGGCTCCGTCAGGCCGAGCAGCATGAGGATGGTCGTCGTCTTCCCCGCGCCGTTGGGGCCGAGAAGGCCGAACACCTCACCCTGGTGCACGGTGAGCGTGAGGCGGTCGACGGCGAGCGTGTCGCCGTAGCGTTTCGTCAGGCCCTGGGTGGCGATGACCGGCTCGGCCACGGCCTACCGCCTCCCGTACACCTTGAACGTGTAGAGGAGTCCGCCCACCACCCCGAGGACCACGAGCACCCCGACGATGCCCCAGAGCGTCGAGGTCTCCACCGTGATGCGGATGTCCTGCGAGGCGGACGCCTGGCTCGCCGAGGCCGTGACGGTGACGTCATAGTCGCCGGCGATGGCCTTCGCGTCCGGGGTGATCGTGGCCGTCACCTGCTGCTGGCCCTGGGCGGGCACGTCGAGTTGCGACGGTTCGAACGTGACCTTCCAGCCGGGAGGTGCGTCGGCGGTGAGGGACACGCCTTGGGCGTCGGCCGTACCGGTGTTCTTGACGACGAGCGTCATGTGCGAGGGCCGTCCGGCCGTGGCGGTCGCGTTCAGGCGGCCGTCCGGCGTCGTCACCTCAAGGTCGTAGGAGCCGGTGATCGTCACGCCCAGCTGCACCGTCGCCGTCTGGCCGGCGCCAGCGGACGCCGTCACGGGGATCGTGTACGTGCCGGCCTTGACGTCGTGGGCCGGTTTCACGTCGACGGTCAGGGTCTGGCTGCTGCCGGCGTCGACCTTGATCGTGTTGATCTGCTTCGAGTCATAGGACGGGTGGAAGGTGACCTGCCAGCCGTCGGGCGCCTGGGCGGCGAGGCGGAACGTCTGGTCGGAGAGCGAGCGGTTCTCGAGTGTGACCGAGAATTCGAACGTGGCGTCCGGCGCGCCCTGAAGCGCCGGGTAGTCGGCGCTGAGGGCCGGCCCCTGGCCGCCGCCGGCGGCGATGCGCAGGGAGAGGTTGAGCGTGTCGATCGTCACGCCGCTCGGGGTCGCGGCCGTCACGGTGACGGTGTACTCCCCGGGCTTGGCGTCGTCCGGCGAGCGGACCTGCAGTTCCACGTCCTGAGTCTGGCCGGGACCGACGTACACCTCGTGGACGGCGAGGCCGAGGTCGCCGGTGGCCTTCAGCACGGCCGACCAGCCGCCGGGCACGCGGTCGACGGCGAGCCGCACCGTCTGGCCGGAGCCGGAGCCGTTCGTGACGTGCAGGGTGAAGGTCGTCGTGTGGCCCGCTTCGACGTCCACCCCGGGATACGGCGTCCACAGCCGGACGCCGGCGGCCGCGGACGCGACGGCGAGCGGAAGGAAGGCAAGGAAGAGGACAAAGGCGAAAATGGCGCCCCTTTGCACGATCCGGGCCATGGGCACACCTCCACCAGGGTATGTAGGACGCGTTTGTCAACAGGTTGCAAACGGGCGGTGGGGAACGTATGTTCGCTTTGGGGGGCACCTCTGGTAAAATCGAACTGCCTGGACGCGGTCGTTCCGCATCCAGAGCCTGACAATTCAAGATTTGGCGGGCCTGAGCTGACGGGGAGGCGCTCGCCCCCCCTTGCCGCCGGTGCAGCGGCGGCCGCTGGGGCAATCCCCGGCAAAGGGGGTGAGGCCCATGCACGGTGGCGACGCCTGGGTGGTCGTCCTGGTGGTGCCAGTGCCGGCAGCCGGGGTCAAGCGGCTGGTGTGGCGCCTCATCGAGCGCCTCATAAGACAATAGGCTCTCCGTTGAAGAGAGCCTAGAGTCCCCACAAAAGCCCCAGCGCTGCACCGTCCTGCCGCAACAGGACGCTCGCCGGAGGCTCACCCGTAAGGGTGGGCCTTTCACTTGCATTATATGTCGTCCGCTCCAAGAGGGCGATGGCGTGGAAGGGAGTGTCGTGATGACGACGGCAGCCAACGTGTACGTCACCCGCCGCCTGCCGGAGCCGGCGCTGGAGATCCTGCGGGAGGCGGGCCTGTCGTTCCGCGTGTGGCCGGAGGAGGGGCGGCCGGTGCCGCGGGACGTGCTCCTTCAGGAAGTGCGCGATTGCGACGGGCTTCTGTGCCTGCTGACGGACCGCGTGGACGAGGAGCTCCTGCGCGCGGCGCCGCGGTTGCGCGTCGTGGCGAACACGGCCGCCGGGCTGGACAACGTCGACCTGGCGGCGTGCACGCGGCGCGGGGTGATGGTGACCCACACGCCGAACGTCCTGACGGAGACGGTGGCCGACCTCGCATGGGCGCTGCTGCTGGCGGCGGCGCGGCGCGTGGTGGAGGCGCACAAGACCATCGAGGCCGGCGGGTGGAACACGTGGTCGCTGATGTTCATGACCGGGCAGGACGTGTACGGCCGCACGCTGGGGATCGTGGGCGCCGGCCGCATCGGGGGCGCGGTGGCGCGGCGCGCGCGGGGGTTCGGCATGCGCGTGCTGTACCACAACCGTCGCCGCAACGAGGCGCTGGAGCGGGAGACGGGCGCGGAGTACCGCGGGTTTGACGAGCTTCTCGAGGAGGCGGACTTCGTCGTCTGCCTCGTGCCGCTCACCGAAGAGACGCGCGGCCTCTTCGGCTACGAGCAGTTCCGCCGCATGAAGCGCACGGCCGTGTTCGTGAACGTGGCGCGCGGCGCCGTCGTCCGCGAGGCGGACCTGGAGAGGGCGCTGCGGGAGGGCCTGATCTGGGCGGCCGGGCTCGACGTCTTCGAGCGGGAGCCGATCGGCCCGGACCACCCGCTTTTCCGCCTGCCGAACTGCGTCTGCCTGCCGCACATCGGCTCGGCCACGGTGGCGACGCGCCTGCGCATGGCGACGCTCGCGGCGGCGAACCTCGTCGCCGGGCTCTCGGGCCGGAGGCCGCTGAATCTCGCGAATCCGGAGGCGCTCGGCCGCTCCGGCTCGTGAACGCGCCGTTCGAGCGACCCCGGCGGGCCGCGGCTAGCGGATGTCGAACGACCGGTGCCCCTGGGGCTCGGCTTGGGTCGCCTCGACCCGCTCGACGCGCGCGGCGGCCGGCCCGTGCGCGCACCATTGCTCGAACGCCTTCACGGCTTCCTCAGGGCCCTCGGCCCAGGCCTCCACGCGCCCATCCGGCAGGTTGCGTACCCAGCCGCGCACGCCGAGCGCTCGCGCCTGCCGCCGCGCGGCGGCGCGGAACCCAACCCCCTGCACCAGGCCTGAAATCAAAAATTGCCTCGCGATGGTCACGGCGATACCTCCTTATGCGCGCTTGCCCTTGTCTTCCGCGGTGACATCCATCGCCGAAACGACGAGCAATGACACGTCGTCCCGCGGTCCGCGGTCACGGTGTGCGCGCATGGCGCGGAAGATGCCGGCGGCCATCGCCTCCGCGCCGATCGGCCCGTCGGTGCCGGCTTGGCGGACGGCGTCCACGAGTTCCTCCATTCCGCCGGGCGCCGGCTCGTCGGATGCGAGGTCGAGGAGCCCGTCCGTGTAGAGGATCAGGGCGCGCCAGTCCGCCAGCTCCACGCGGTGATCCACGTAGACGTACTCCCGATGGACGCCCAGCATCAGACCCCTCGCAGGAATTGTACGCACGACGCCGCCCGTCCACAGGGCGACCGGCGGCACGTGTCCGGCGCTGGCGAATGCCAGCACCGGCCGGGGTTCCCACACAAGGCGAGCGCAGATGGCCGTGGCGTAGGACCGGACGCCCCGGAGCCGGTCGAACGTGGCGCGGTTGAGCGCTTGCAGCGCCCCGGATGGAGAATCCAGCTCCAGCGCCGCGCGCGCGTCGCCTTCGACATCGCGCCGGATCCGGTCGGCGACGTCTCCATGGCCCATGAAGTCCACGACGAGACATTGCCAGCAGCCGGGCAGGTGCCGCTGCAGGACGAGGTCACCCATGCAAGGTCGGCCGTCGACGCCTGCCTGCAGCACCGCGACGGCTCCCAGGGGCATGCGGTGGACGGCGATGGTATAGTCCGGCATTCTTCTTGTCGCGTTTACCTGCCTTGACAAAATTCGACACAACGGTCTATTGGTGGTTTGACAACCGTATACCTGCACGTCTGAAAAGGGCAAAGTCGGCGAAAGCCGGCGACGCAAAGCCATAGGGCCTACGGCAGCTCCTGCTGCTATGGCAGCCTGGCCGCCAGCGGTGAATCTGTGTTGGTGCTTTGCGCTCGCCTGCTCGCGAGCGCTTTTCGTTTGCTTTCGATCCGAGCGGAACGGGGACCTCCTCATGGGTGCGGCGCAGCGGTCGTACGAAACGGGATGCAGGTTGGAACGGCAGCGTCTTTACGGAGCGGCCGTCTCGGAGTGGCGCCGGACCGTGAAGCTGGCGCAAAGGGAGGGCGATTGGCCGACGGAGCATCGTGCCTACAACGCCCTGGCCACCGGATACATGGCGCTCGACCGAAACCGCAGGGCGAAACGCGTGGCGGAGCATGCCCTTCGTCTCGCGCGGCACCGTGCTCCGTCCATCTCGACGTTGTGGAGCGCTTGGAACCTGTTCGTCAGCTCGTACCGGGTGGCGGATCCGCAAGCGTTTCGCCGGTCCGCGGCCATCTTCATGGAGGTTTACGAGGCGCTGGGGCGGCCTGACGAGGCGGGCGGCGAGGCCGCGTATGTTCTCGCCGTGCTCGCCTATGAATCGGAGGATTTCGAATCCGCGGCACACCATTTCGGCGTGGCCCAGGACGCTTGGTCCGGTCTCCTCTTCGACCAGCTCGTCGCCGAGGAGCTGCAGGGCATGTCGGAACTGCTCGGCGGCCTCGCCGAGCGCGGCACCGAACGGCTGCTCAAGGTCTATGCACGCGCACAGGATGTCTTCCCGCCAAGGTACGTCATCAAGACGGGGTCGGACGTCGCCGCCGGATTGACCATGTGCGGCGAGACGGAGTCAGCCTTGGATTACGCAGCGCAAAGTTTGGCGGGTCTGGTCGCCCATCCCGGTTCGCTGGACCCACCTGAGGTGGGCCGACTGGCGGCCGTCGTGGCGGCATACGGCGACCCGACTCCAGAAAAATGGGACGACGAGTTGCGGAGATACACGCGGCAATGGCTCGGCGCCCTCGGCTGCGGCACGGACGCACAGTACTTCCTGAACTTGAACGCGCCAACCCTGACAGGTTCCGCAGACTGGGTGGACATCCCCGCGCTTCGATCGACCGCCCGGCTGGTGGAACGCGACCTGGCAGCGCAACGCCGGGGTTTTGACTTGGCCTATTACTGCGAACACGTCAGCAATCGCCTGATTGCTCTGTCCGCCGAAGACATTCGGGACCTGTCCTACGCGGCCTACTTCGCGCGCCTTGATGCGCGCGACCTGGCGTTGCCATGCGGCCCCGCGGCCCGGGAGCTGGCAAGGGTTCTGGCCGCCGGAAGGGCGGGCGCGGACCCAGGGTCGACGGCGCCGGCCGCGGCAAGCCTGATGCGTTCGCTGGCTCGGATGTTTGACATCTACGAGACGATGCTCGCCCGAGCCGGTTACGAAGAAGCCCTGAACACGCTCATTCGTGCGCGGAACCGGGATCTGGACGCGGATCTCGTCGACCGCTTTGTCCATCTGCACTTCTCCGAGGACATCGTCCCCGCTCAAGCGGGAGAGGAGGTGAACGCATGAGACGGCTCGCCGCCATCATCGTGTTCGTGCTCACCCTCCTGGTGCCGTCCTTCGCCCTCGCGAACCACGTGGGCGACGTGGCGATGAGCAACCATGGCAGCGTCCAGGGGATCACCGATCGTGCCGTGACCGGACAGCTATCCAAGGTCACGCATGACGATGTCATCACCCCCGGAGGGCGTCACTGATCGCCATGGCGCGGAGGCCGGGACGGGTCCCGTCCTGGCTTCCCGCCGATCCTTCAGCCCGGTCGATCGAGGAGCGGGACATGGGGATGCCACGCGATCACACGGGGTTTGGGGCATTGAACGTGCTGACGGTAGCCATCCGGTGCGCGGGGCACGTCACCCTTTCGTACCAGAGCGCAGGATTGGAGTGCCCGGTCTTCTCGGAAGTTCAAGAGTTGTTGTCGGCGAACCGCGGCACCTCGCCGTGGCGGCAGGACCTGCCCGGAAACGTTCGAGCCTGGGGCCGTTCGCTGGCGCCCGACCTCGCTTTCACGGTGCTCAGCGGACCGGGCGGCCTCCGGGTGGGCCCTGCGTACGGCCGCGCGCTCAGGCGGCTGCTGGACGCGAGGTGGGCCGTCGTTTCGGACGCTCGAGCGGCGAGCGGCTTCCGAGAGGCGGGCGCTTGGCTTGTCCAAAGCGTGGCCGACGTCTCGCGGATCCGCCGGGCGACTCGCCGTTCAGCCGTCGGGTCGAGCCTAAGCCCCTTGGCCGAAGTCGCGCTGGCCGAGTTGCTGAACAACTCGTTGACCTATGGCACCGCCGGCATCCGCGTCGCCTGGGGAGAGATCGGCGGCCGGCCTGCGTTTGAGCTTCGCGATGAACGCTCGTCGCTGGACTTGCCGCAGATCCTTGCCAGGTACCTTCATCCGCGCCCGACCCGCCAGGATTCGCGCATGCATCGCGGCTATTGGGTCGTGCTCGACGCCGCGTTCGAGCTATGGTCGCAGGCGGGTCCGCCGGCGGTGACCATCGTGACGTTTCCGTCCCCGAACTGCGTGAAGGAGACGTCGAGCCGTGTCGACTCCTGATGTGGTCCGTTCTCTGTTGAGGGCGCTCGCCGTCATCGGCCGCCGATTGGGCCGGCGTGCCCAGGAGCGTGCGCTCTCGCAGGTTCCGCGGTCAGGGGAGCGCGGGGTTTCGACGGCCTCTTCCGCACCCGTTGGCGACCAGGATGCGTTGGCGGGCGTGGTCGCCGGTCGCGTGGTCGTGCGCGGGCCCCGCGGGCGGGGCAACTACGCGGCCGTGCTCGCTCCGGACGGGGTGCGATTGCGGGTCAACGGGGAGGACTGCCGCTCGGCCGCGGTCCGGGAGGGCGACCGGATCGATGTCATCATCGACGCCGAAGAAGAGGTGCATCCCTGCCGGTACCAAGTCTCCGTGAGCGACGACCGTCTGACGGCCGACCTGACGGTCACGCCGGGCGTGCGGATCCTGCGGCGCCTCGCCGATTGCGATCCGGTCGATCGCCTGGAGCTGGAGGTGCGTGAGGAGCGGATCCCGCTGCGGCCGACCGAGGACGAGATCCGGCGCGCGCTGGCCGGCGCCGGCGTGGTGTACGGCGTCGATCCGGAAGCCGTGGCTCAGGCGGCCCGCGCCACGGAACCCCTCACCGTGACCGTCGCCCGAGGGGACGCCCCGATCGAACCGTCCCCGTCCCGGCTGGTTCTTGAAGTTGAGCCGGAGTCCGAGGAAATCGGGCCTCTGGTTCAGGTCGGCTGGCGGCTGGGGCGCGTTTCACCGGGCCGACCGGGTCAGCCAGGCCGGGCCGTGACCGGCGAAGCGCTCACGCCCCGACGGACCTCGACGGCGGTCGTGGTGACAGGCGACGGCGTGCGCCTTTCGGAAGGGGTGCTCTACGCGCAGGTGGACGGGCGCCTGGTCGTGCACGAAGCCGACGGCGAGATCCACTGCGACGTCATCCCGTTGAGGATCGTACCGGGCGACGTCGAGGGCGAGGACCTGGCGGAAGACGCGGGCGACATGATCGTTCGCGGTCTCGTCGCGCGCAGCCGCCTGCGGGCGGCTGGAACCCTCTCGCTGGCCGAAGGCGCGTCGCATGCCGTGCTGTCGGGTCAGCGGGGCGTCGAGGCGCGGCGGGTGGTCTCCCTGAGCGTCGTGCTGGCGGGCGCGGACGTGACGGCGCTCGCCGCCTACCACGAGTTTTCCCGGTTGGCCGCGGCCCTGCAAGCCATTCTCGAGGCGT
This DNA window, taken from Clostridia bacterium, encodes the following:
- a CDS encoding ABC transporter ATP-binding protein — its product is MAEPVIATQGLTKRYGDTLAVDRLTLTVHQGEVFGLLGPNGAGKTTTILMLLGLTEPTSGTVRVLGRDPTREPLAVKRLVGYMPDAVGFYEDLTAEENLLYTAELNGVPRAEALRRIEARLAEVDLAHVRHAKVGTFSRGMRQRLGIADALIKDPRVLILDEPTTAIDPEGVRDMLRLIRSLARERGLTVLVSSHLLHQVQEICDRVGIFVKGRLVAEGPIEALAEQLFKDEPVRVEVRLAAGGDGEASGSAPDAAGSPAPAPRAVLARLPFVRRV
- a CDS encoding alpha-galactosidase, translating into MARIVQRGAIFAFVLFLAFLPLAVASAAAGVRLWTPYPGVDVEAGHTTTFTLHVTNGSGSGQTVRLAVDRVPGGWSAVLKATGDLGLAVHEVYVGPGQTQDVELQVRSPDDAKPGEYTVTVTAATPSGVTIDTLNLSLRIAAGGGQGPALSADYPALQGAPDATFEFSVTLENRSLSDQTFRLAAQAPDGWQVTFHPSYDSKQINTIKVDAGSSQTLTVDVKPAHDVKAGTYTIPVTASAGAGQTATVQLGVTITGSYDLEVTTPDGRLNATATAGRPSHMTLVVKNTGTADAQGVSLTADAPPGWKVTFEPSQLDVPAQGQQQVTATITPDAKAIAGDYDVTVTASASQASASQDIRITVETSTLWGIVGVLVVLGVVGGLLYTFKVYGRR
- a CDS encoding D-glycerate dehydrogenase, producing MTTAANVYVTRRLPEPALEILREAGLSFRVWPEEGRPVPRDVLLQEVRDCDGLLCLLTDRVDEELLRAAPRLRVVANTAAGLDNVDLAACTRRGVMVTHTPNVLTETVADLAWALLLAAARRVVEAHKTIEAGGWNTWSLMFMTGQDVYGRTLGIVGAGRIGGAVARRARGFGMRVLYHNRRRNEALERETGAEYRGFDELLEEADFVVCLVPLTEETRGLFGYEQFRRMKRTAVFVNVARGAVVREADLERALREGLIWAAGLDVFEREPIGPDHPLFRLPNCVCLPHIGSATVATRLRMATLAAANLVAGLSGRRPLNLANPEALGRSGS
- a CDS encoding acylphosphatase; the protein is MAVTIARQFLISGLVQGVGFRAAARRQARALGVRGWVRNLPDGRVEAWAEGPEEAVKAFEQWCAHGPAAARVERVEATQAEPQGHRSFDIR
- a CDS encoding serine/threonine-protein phosphatase; its protein translation is MPDYTIAVHRMPLGAVAVLQAGVDGRPCMGDLVLQRHLPGCWQCLVVDFMGHGDVADRIRRDVEGDARAALELDSPSGALQALNRATFDRLRGVRSYATAICARLVWEPRPVLAFASAGHVPPVALWTGGVVRTIPARGLMLGVHREYVYVDHRVELADWRALILYTDGLLDLASDEPAPGGMEELVDAVRQAGTDGPIGAEAMAAGIFRAMRAHRDRGPRDDVSLLVVSAMDVTAEDKGKRA
- a CDS encoding DUF342 domain-containing protein, which codes for MAGVVAGRVVVRGPRGRGNYAAVLAPDGVRLRVNGEDCRSAAVREGDRIDVIIDAEEEVHPCRYQVSVSDDRLTADLTVTPGVRILRRLADCDPVDRLELEVREERIPLRPTEDEIRRALAGAGVVYGVDPEAVAQAARATEPLTVTVARGDAPIEPSPSRLVLEVEPESEEIGPLVQVGWRLGRVSPGRPGQPGRAVTGEALTPRRTSTAVVVTGDGVRLSEGVLYAQVDGRLVVHEADGEIHCDVIPLRIVPGDVEGEDLAEDAGDMIVRGLVARSRLRAAGTLSLAEGASHAVLSGQRGVEARRVVSLSVVLAGADVTALAAYHEFSRLAAALQAILEAYQEIARMGMVGAEEWRRSGLRPLIDVLLRRRLAWFPETWRQARERVSGIGGEWADLLEALRRVILEPAGERVEPAAVEDLLWRLQRRLADLEGRTPGTAWLRVHAAIRSRLVSEGGIWIQRGAEESDLIAIGPVVSPGCLRGGRTWSAVSVTARELGSPLEMKTEVAVADGTITAGLLHAGVTLAIAGHRTRVEQARRDCRISVRDGRLTFDQADVDAEITSWASHLKVGG